In Belonocnema kinseyi isolate 2016_QV_RU_SX_M_011 chromosome 4, B_treatae_v1, whole genome shotgun sequence, a single window of DNA contains:
- the LOC117170701 gene encoding DNA methyltransferase 1-associated protein 1 isoform X2: MADVRDILDIEAPAVAELTKESILGGDKKARRKYDYRVPKRPEGMHREVFALLCKDNNDVPPLFPTDTGKGYKQVKAKLGMRKVRPWKWTPFTNPARTDGAIFHHWRRVADVGKEYPFAKFNKKVPIPTYTNAEYVQHLVSNTWTRGETDHLFDLCRRFDLRFIVIHDRWDRSKFSIRSVEDLKERYHQVCAALTKSKSHSERVYTFDAEHEKHRKEQLKKLFERTQEQVEEEQTLLTELRKIEQRKKERDRKTQDLQKLITAADHQADPRKSERKSSKKSSSSSRNRPSKTDSSHAVESAGIKFPDFKNSGVSLRSQRIKLPSSLGQKKMKGIELMLTEMHLDKLNPPPTEQICQQFNELRSDMVLHYELRGALATCDYELQSLKHQYEALVPGKTLTIPPALLPKTEPEAKSDIIDVVGSPSNPNIVH; encoded by the exons ATGGCAGACGTGCGGGATATTTTGGATATTGAAGCTCCAGCAGTTGCAGAATTGACAAAAGAGTCAATTTTGGGAGGAGATAAAAAGGCTAGAAGAAAATATGACTACCGAGTGCCAAAAAGACCGGAGGGAATGCACCGGGAAGTTTTCGCCCTGCTTTGCAAAGACAACAATGATGTACCTCCTTTATTTCCCACCGACACGGGCAAAGGATATAAACAAGTCAAAGCAAAATTGGGCATGAGAAAAGTAAGGCCCTGGAAATGGACTCCGTTTACAAATCCTGCTCGAACTGACGGGGCAATTTTTCATCACTGGAGAAGAGTTGCTGACGTGGGGAAAGAATATCCCTTTgcaaagtttaacaaaaaagtcccGATTCCTACTTATACAAACGCGGAATATGTGCAACATTTAGTATCAAACACTTGGACTCGTGGTGAAACAGATCATTTGTTTGATTTGTGCAGAAGGTTTGATCTCAGGTTTATTGTCATTCATGATCGTTGGGATCGTAGTAAATTTTCGATTAGGAGCGTCGAAGATTTGAAGGAAAG ataCCATCAAGTCTGCGCTGCTCTTACAAAATCAAAATCCCATTCCGAAAGGGTTTACACGTTTGACGCAGAGCACGAGAAACACAGAAAAGAGCAACTGAAAAAGTTGTTCGAAAGGACTCAAGAACAAGTGGAAGAGGAACAAACTTTGCTTACGGAATTGCGTAAAATCGAGCAAAGAAAGAAGGAAAGGGACCGTAAGActcaagatttacaaaaattgataacAGCAGCTGACCATCAAGCAGATCCAAGAAAGAGTGAAAGAAAATCTTCCAAGAAAAGCAGTAGTTCGTCGCGGAACAGACCAAGCAAAACAGATTCTTCGCAT GCTGTGGAGTCTGCGGGAATCAAGTTTCctgattttaaaaatagtggaGTCAGTCTTCGATCACAAAGGATCAAACTGCCGAGCAGTTTAGGACAAAAGAAAATGAAGGGCATTGAACTAATGCTAACGGAAATGCACCTTGATA aaTTGAACCCGCCACCAACGGAACAAATCTGCCAACAATTTAACGAACTACGCAGCGACATGGTTTTGCATTACGAATTGCGAGGTGCACTTGCAACTTGTGATTATGAGTTGCAATCGCTCAAGCATCAGTACGAAGCGCTTGTCCCTGGAAAG acaTTGACGATACCACCTGCTCTTCTGCCGAAAACGGAACCTGAAGCAAAATCAGATATCATAGACGTTGTAGGATCTCCGAGTAATCCAAATATCGTGCATTAA
- the LOC117170701 gene encoding DNA methyltransferase 1-associated protein 1 isoform X1, whose product MADVRDILDIEAPAVAELTKESILGGDKKARRKYDYRVPKRPEGMHREVFALLCKDNNDVPPLFPTDTGKGYKQVKAKLGMRKVRPWKWTPFTNPARTDGAIFHHWRRVADVGKEYPFAKFNKKVPIPTYTNAEYVQHLVSNTWTRGETDHLFDLCRRFDLRFIVIHDRWDRSKFSIRSVEDLKERYHQVCAALTKSKSHSERVYTFDAEHEKHRKEQLKKLFERTQEQVEEEQTLLTELRKIEQRKKERDRKTQDLQKLITAADHQADPRKSERKSSKKSSSSSRNRPSKTDSSHTINFQAVESAGIKFPDFKNSGVSLRSQRIKLPSSLGQKKMKGIELMLTEMHLDKLNPPPTEQICQQFNELRSDMVLHYELRGALATCDYELQSLKHQYEALVPGKTLTIPPALLPKTEPEAKSDIIDVVGSPSNPNIVH is encoded by the exons ATGGCAGACGTGCGGGATATTTTGGATATTGAAGCTCCAGCAGTTGCAGAATTGACAAAAGAGTCAATTTTGGGAGGAGATAAAAAGGCTAGAAGAAAATATGACTACCGAGTGCCAAAAAGACCGGAGGGAATGCACCGGGAAGTTTTCGCCCTGCTTTGCAAAGACAACAATGATGTACCTCCTTTATTTCCCACCGACACGGGCAAAGGATATAAACAAGTCAAAGCAAAATTGGGCATGAGAAAAGTAAGGCCCTGGAAATGGACTCCGTTTACAAATCCTGCTCGAACTGACGGGGCAATTTTTCATCACTGGAGAAGAGTTGCTGACGTGGGGAAAGAATATCCCTTTgcaaagtttaacaaaaaagtcccGATTCCTACTTATACAAACGCGGAATATGTGCAACATTTAGTATCAAACACTTGGACTCGTGGTGAAACAGATCATTTGTTTGATTTGTGCAGAAGGTTTGATCTCAGGTTTATTGTCATTCATGATCGTTGGGATCGTAGTAAATTTTCGATTAGGAGCGTCGAAGATTTGAAGGAAAG ataCCATCAAGTCTGCGCTGCTCTTACAAAATCAAAATCCCATTCCGAAAGGGTTTACACGTTTGACGCAGAGCACGAGAAACACAGAAAAGAGCAACTGAAAAAGTTGTTCGAAAGGACTCAAGAACAAGTGGAAGAGGAACAAACTTTGCTTACGGAATTGCGTAAAATCGAGCAAAGAAAGAAGGAAAGGGACCGTAAGActcaagatttacaaaaattgataacAGCAGCTGACCATCAAGCAGATCCAAGAAAGAGTGAAAGAAAATCTTCCAAGAAAAGCAGTAGTTCGTCGCGGAACAGACCAAGCAAAACAGATTCTTCGCAT ACCATTAATTTCCAGGCTGTGGAGTCTGCGGGAATCAAGTTTCctgattttaaaaatagtggaGTCAGTCTTCGATCACAAAGGATCAAACTGCCGAGCAGTTTAGGACAAAAGAAAATGAAGGGCATTGAACTAATGCTAACGGAAATGCACCTTGATA aaTTGAACCCGCCACCAACGGAACAAATCTGCCAACAATTTAACGAACTACGCAGCGACATGGTTTTGCATTACGAATTGCGAGGTGCACTTGCAACTTGTGATTATGAGTTGCAATCGCTCAAGCATCAGTACGAAGCGCTTGTCCCTGGAAAG acaTTGACGATACCACCTGCTCTTCTGCCGAAAACGGAACCTGAAGCAAAATCAGATATCATAGACGTTGTAGGATCTCCGAGTAATCCAAATATCGTGCATTAA